In Solanum pennellii chromosome 3, SPENNV200, a single window of DNA contains:
- the LOC107012915 gene encoding tyrosine decarboxylase 1-like: MMNSSRKIILEHDDGEFSSSNTSSSTLLDPEEFRRQGHMMVDFLADYFHNIQNYPVRSQVEPGYLKKILPDSAPYQPESIEEILEDVKRNIFPGLTHWQSPNFFAYFPCISSSAGILGEMLSVGLNVVGFSWITSPAATELENIVMDWLGKLINLPNTYLFSGGGGGVIQGTICEAMLCTIVAARDQMLEKIGRDNIGKLVVYSSDQTHSCFQKSIKISGIRLENFRAIPTTKATEFALCPKSLREAIQKDIKVGLVPLFLCATIGTTSTTTVDPLHPLCQIAKEYGIWVHVDAAYAGSACICPEFQHFLNGVENADSFSLNAHKWLFCTLDCCCLWVKDPNSLTKALSTTPEYLRNKASESQQVVDYKNWQITLSRRFRALKLWFVLRCHGVVNIKKFIRSHIKMAKNFEGLISMDERFEIVVPTNFSMVCFRVSPSALQKKFEFVDEVRVNEFNEKLLESINSSGVIHMTHTIVGGIYMIRFAIGAPLTHYSHITNAWDVIQNHANVML, translated from the exons atgatgaataGTAGTAGAAAAATCATCCTAGAACATGATGATGGTGAATTCTCATCAAGCAACACAAGTAGTAGTACTCTTCTAGATCCTGAGGAATTCAGAAGACAAGGACATATGATGGTTGATTTTCTAGCGGACTACTTtcacaatattcaaaattatcCAGTTCGTAGTCAAGTTGAACCTGgttatcttaaaaaaatattaccagATTCAGCCCCGTATCAACCCgaatcaattgaagaaatacTGGAAGATGTGAAAAGGAATATTTTTCCGGGGTTGACACATTGGCAAAGTCCAAATTTCTTTGCATATTTTCCTTGTATTTCCAGTAGTGCTGGAATTCTAGGTGAAATGCTTAGTGTTGGTCTTAATGTTGTTGGATTTAGTTGGATTACATCACCAGCAGCTACTGAGCTAGAGAATATTGTAATGGATTGGCTTGGAAAATTGATTAATCTACCTAACACATACCTTTTCTctggtggtggtggaggtgTTATACAAG GTACAATTTGTGAAGCTATGTTGTGCACTATTGTTGCTGCAAGAGATCAAATGTTGGAAAAAATTGGAAGAGACAACATTGGAAAACTAGTAGTTTATTCATCTGATCAAACTCATTCATGTTtccaaaaatctatcaagataTCTGGGATTAGATTAGAAAATTTTCGCGCTATCCCAACAACAAAGGCTACTGAGTTTGCCCTATGTCCAAAATCATTACGTGAAGCTATTCAAAAAGATATAAAAGTTGGATTAGTACCCTTGTTCTTGTGTGCAACTATTGGAACTACTTCAACAACCACTGTTGATCCATTACATCCACTTTGTCAAATCGCTAAAGAATATGGAATTTGG gTACATGTTGATGCAGCGTATGCAGGAAGTGCATGCATTTGCCCagaatttcaacattttcttaATGGTGTCGAAAATGCAGATTCTTTTAGTCTAAATGCACACAAATGGTTATTTTGTACATTGGATTGTTGTTGTCTTTGGGTGAAAGATCCAAATTCACTCACAAAAGCCTTATCAACTACACCTGAATACTTGAGAAACAAAGCTAGTGAATCCCAACAG GTGGTAGATTACAAAAATTGGCAAATTACTTTAAGTAGGAGGTTTAGAGCATTGAAGTTATGGTTTGTGTTACGATGTCATGGTGTAGTcaacattaaaaaattcataagaaGTCATATCAAAATGGCTAAGAATTTTGAAGGACTTATATCAATGGATGAAAGGTTTGAAATTGTGGTCCCTACAAATTTTTCTATGGTGTGTTTTAGGGTTTCACCTTCGGCATTGcaaaaaaagtttgaatttgTTGATGAAGTGAGAGTGAACGAGTTCAATGAGAAGTTATTGGAATCAATTAATTCAAGTGGTGTTATTCATATGACTCATACAATAGTTGGAGGAATTTACATGATCCGTTTTGCAATTGGTGCACCTCTCACACACTATTCCCATATTACTAATGCTTGGGATGTGATTCAAAACCATGCAAATGTTATGCTATAA